From a single Vibrio toranzoniae genomic region:
- the asnC gene encoding transcriptional regulator AsnC, with translation MSTTTARLDDLDRAILKTLMEDARTPYAEMAKQFDVSPATIHVRIEKMRAADIIERTEVVVNTKKLGYDVCCFIGINLNAARDYHSAIDKLNALEEVVEAYYTTGAYNIFVKLMCKSIEELQFVLIDKLQAIDEVQSTETLISLQNPINRNVNP, from the coding sequence ATGTCCACAACAACCGCTCGTCTAGATGACCTAGACCGTGCCATTCTCAAAACTTTAATGGAAGATGCGCGAACGCCTTATGCTGAAATGGCAAAGCAGTTTGATGTCAGCCCAGCCACGATTCATGTTCGTATCGAAAAGATGAGAGCGGCTGACATTATTGAGCGTACCGAGGTTGTGGTAAACACCAAAAAATTAGGTTACGACGTATGCTGCTTTATTGGCATCAATCTCAATGCCGCCCGCGATTACCATTCAGCCATCGACAAACTCAATGCTTTAGAGGAAGTGGTAGAGGCGTACTACACCACAGGCGCCTATAATATTTTTGTCAAACTGATGTGTAAATCGATCGAAGAACTGCAGTTTGTATTGATCGATAAGCTGCAAGCGATCGATGAGGTTCAGTCGACCGAGACCCTGATTTCATTGCAGAACCCTATCAATCGCAATGTGAACCCATAG
- the uspA gene encoding universal stress protein UspA, protein MSYKHILVAVDLSEDSKRLVDKAVVLAKPLGAKVSFIHIDINYAELYTGLIDINMAETQHNAMEASRVQLQSFAEHAQYPIAHTLVGSGDLSHELCDTINEFNVDLVVCGHHQDFWSKLLSSTRQLINASPVDMLVVPLRDSED, encoded by the coding sequence ATGAGTTACAAACATATTTTGGTTGCGGTCGATTTATCTGAAGACAGTAAACGACTCGTCGATAAAGCGGTTGTATTGGCTAAGCCATTGGGTGCAAAAGTCTCTTTTATCCACATCGATATTAATTATGCCGAGCTTTATACTGGGCTGATTGATATCAACATGGCAGAAACTCAGCACAATGCGATGGAAGCATCACGAGTTCAATTACAAAGTTTTGCTGAACATGCTCAGTACCCAATCGCTCATACTTTAGTAGGCAGCGGTGACTTGAGCCATGAACTGTGTGACACCATCAACGAGTTTAATGTGGATCTAGTGGTCTGCGGACATCACCAAGATTTTTGGAGCAAGCTGCTTTCTTCAACACGACAACTGATCAACGCGTCACCGGTTGATATGCTGGTCGTGCCTCTAAGAGATTCAGAAGACTAA
- a CDS encoding class I SAM-dependent methyltransferase, giving the protein MQLQLICEDATQIDHLNDLATRWHLSHDENSDFALVLTSERLELRKVDEPKLGAIFVDLVGGAVGHRRKFGGGKGQAIAKAAGLNKGATPTILDGTAGLGRDAFVLASLGCKVQMVERHPVVAALLDDGLQRAQQDLDIGGWVSERMTLIHASSHDALNKLCDDPNFKQPDVVYLDPMYPHPENKKKSALVKKEMRVFQSLVGADMDADALLQPALKLASKRVVVKRPDYAAWLDEQKPSMAIETKKNRFDVYVKASMT; this is encoded by the coding sequence TTGCAACTACAACTGATTTGCGAAGATGCGACCCAAATCGATCATTTAAATGACCTCGCGACCCGTTGGCATTTATCCCATGATGAAAACAGCGATTTTGCGTTGGTATTAACGAGCGAGCGACTTGAGTTACGCAAAGTGGACGAACCGAAGTTGGGCGCTATCTTTGTGGATTTAGTCGGAGGTGCCGTTGGTCACAGACGTAAGTTTGGTGGCGGTAAAGGCCAGGCGATTGCCAAAGCGGCAGGTTTAAACAAAGGAGCAACACCGACTATCCTCGATGGCACGGCCGGTTTAGGACGTGACGCGTTTGTGTTGGCCTCGTTGGGCTGTAAAGTGCAAATGGTAGAGCGTCATCCTGTCGTGGCCGCGTTGCTTGATGATGGCTTACAACGTGCGCAGCAAGATCTGGATATTGGTGGTTGGGTAAGCGAACGTATGACGTTGATTCACGCTTCAAGTCATGACGCCTTAAATAAGCTCTGTGATGATCCTAATTTCAAGCAACCAGATGTGGTTTACCTCGACCCTATGTACCCACACCCTGAAAACAAAAAGAAATCGGCTTTGGTTAAAAAAGAGATGCGCGTATTCCAATCTTTGGTCGGCGCTGATATGGATGCTGATGCTTTATTACAACCTGCTCTTAAGCTCGCATCAAAACGCGTTGTGGTTAAAAGACCGGATTACGCCGCGTGGTTAGACGAGCAAAAACCAAGCATGGCGATCGAAACCAAAAAGAACCGTTTTGATGTGTATGTGAAAGCATCAATGACCTAG
- a CDS encoding carboxylate/amino acid/amine transporter encodes MSYLAGVTLLWAFSFSLIGVYLAGQVDSWFSVLMRVALAGIVFLPFLKFRGVSRKLIAKLMAIGGIQLGLMYCFYYQSFLLLSVPEVLLFTVFTPIYVTLIYDFLKGQFSPWYLVTAATAVLGAIFIKFAGINDNFLVGFLVVQGANLCFAIGQVGYKVVMEKESTELPQRTIFGYFYLGALCVASVAFMLLGNAEKLPTTTLQWGILIYLGLIASGLGYFMWNKGACMVNAGALAVMNNALVPTGLVVNILIWNRDVDLVRLAIGGCVILFSLFLNETWVKKRVARSASNV; translated from the coding sequence ATGAGCTATTTAGCTGGTGTTACTCTCCTGTGGGCCTTCTCATTTAGCCTGATTGGCGTCTACCTTGCTGGTCAGGTTGATTCTTGGTTTTCTGTTTTAATGCGCGTCGCCCTTGCTGGCATCGTATTTCTTCCTTTCCTTAAGTTCCGTGGCGTCTCGCGTAAGTTGATCGCTAAATTGATGGCAATTGGTGGTATCCAGCTTGGTCTGATGTACTGCTTCTACTATCAATCTTTCTTGCTACTATCTGTGCCTGAAGTCCTTTTGTTTACGGTTTTCACCCCGATTTACGTCACACTTATTTATGACTTCCTAAAAGGGCAGTTTTCACCGTGGTATTTGGTAACAGCAGCGACGGCAGTGCTTGGAGCCATTTTTATTAAGTTTGCAGGGATCAACGACAATTTTTTAGTCGGTTTCTTAGTCGTGCAAGGCGCTAACCTGTGCTTTGCTATCGGACAAGTAGGCTATAAAGTGGTGATGGAGAAGGAATCGACTGAACTACCGCAAAGAACGATCTTTGGTTACTTTTACTTAGGTGCGTTATGCGTCGCTTCGGTTGCTTTCATGCTACTGGGCAACGCTGAGAAGTTGCCAACGACCACACTTCAATGGGGAATTCTGATTTACCTAGGCTTGATAGCCTCGGGGCTGGGTTACTTTATGTGGAATAAAGGCGCATGTATGGTGAATGCAGGCGCACTGGCCGTAATGAATAATGCCTTAGTTCCAACCGGCCTTGTAGTGAACATCCTGATTTGGAATAGGGATGTTGACCTGGTTCGACTTGCCATTGGTGGCTGCGTTATCTTGTTTTCTCTATTCCTCAATGAGACCTGGGTGAAGAAGCGCGTAGCGAGATCCGCAAGCAACGTTTAA
- a CDS encoding EAL domain-containing protein codes for MCWSVFTSAQTKDVLVIHSYHQGFFWTDDFHEGLAEELDRDGLSYRVVYLDSKRTQNTEYLERIYQLYRTKLSHEEFTAVVVSDNNALNLMKRLAPELNGTPVIFGGINNFSPQMIEGLNATGITEDIDIASNVELIKRLQSTVEKIYVVTDHSVTGEAIRAQVDLFLQKRPEFSRLVEQYKPDSYQELMTFAQRADLKKSLLFWAYYRDINGRVSSNEDWRQLNKKAQIPLYIVHDLGLGYGAIGGVIHRGKTQGRGTGQVLLKVLDNPDKPLPKVVAGAPEIKLDYQQISRWDLGAENEASVAFFNKPKSFLTRYRDEIQTIGLLFLTMSSVIAILVYYLNRLKKSERTSRQSQRLLESIFDQSLQFMGIIDEAGVLLSSNSKLHELLYNQGYKLGTPLQNHQHWEDSAKQRLKEYFISKDEHQALRFEAEVWCRDRGTMVLDISLKPMPISEGDDIQFLFEARDVTSGKLVENKLFQREANLKLYYDKQPVMMITLDGHNRIQQVNQFAEKLLGYSLKQLLGHRPREFYVDENAMTPRNTLLQPQHKIRGVWRRDIEYRHADGSTIWIRENIRPLVESDQLLIVGEDITETHELSEKLEYQAQYDLLTDTFNRNHFEQELQKALKEVESHMRTHAMLFLDLDQLKVLNDTAGHEAGDAAILFSAKLLEDVLPYNALLARMGGDEFAVLIKDCTERDALNVCRSIISMMSENSFVWRDIRLNLTCSIGLRLIDHTASSPQMVHAQADAACHVAKEEGRNRYHLYHQDDEDLRRRHLEMESVNLVHEALANDRLELFAQRILGLDTDCEKMHFEILVRIKNVDGEYISPGIFMPASERYNIAHLIDRKVVSQTLSWLEQRPQVIDELGMCSINLSGHSMGNREFVEFLIDNLKNSSIPSHKICLEITETAAMSNMKQAIKFFTRIKELGCMIALDDFGSGLSSFGYLKKLPVDIVKIDGLFVRDIDVNEMDHVMVRSINDLAKQMGKYTVAEFVENTQVIDKLLELGVNYAQGYIIGKPKPLEELVEELQQERFL; via the coding sequence ATGTGTTGGAGTGTTTTTACTTCAGCACAGACAAAAGATGTATTGGTCATTCACTCTTATCATCAAGGTTTTTTCTGGACAGATGATTTCCATGAAGGGTTGGCTGAAGAACTTGACCGTGACGGCCTGTCTTATCGTGTCGTTTATCTCGATAGCAAGCGTACTCAAAACACGGAATACTTAGAGCGAATCTATCAGCTATACCGTACCAAGCTATCGCATGAAGAGTTTACCGCTGTGGTGGTCAGCGATAACAACGCCCTTAACCTGATGAAGCGCTTAGCGCCTGAGCTCAATGGCACGCCCGTTATTTTTGGCGGCATCAACAATTTCTCTCCGCAAATGATAGAAGGCTTGAATGCGACGGGTATCACCGAAGATATTGATATAGCAAGCAATGTAGAGCTGATCAAGCGACTTCAATCGACAGTGGAAAAAATATATGTGGTCACTGATCACTCGGTAACGGGTGAAGCTATTCGCGCTCAAGTGGATCTATTCCTACAAAAGCGTCCTGAGTTTTCTAGGTTGGTAGAGCAATATAAACCCGACTCTTATCAAGAACTGATGACGTTCGCTCAACGCGCTGATCTTAAAAAAAGCCTGCTGTTTTGGGCTTACTACCGAGATATCAATGGCCGAGTCAGCAGTAATGAGGACTGGCGCCAGCTTAACAAAAAAGCTCAGATACCATTGTATATCGTGCATGATTTGGGGCTTGGGTATGGTGCTATTGGCGGTGTCATTCACCGTGGTAAGACACAAGGGCGAGGTACGGGGCAGGTGTTGCTGAAGGTGCTCGATAACCCGGATAAACCTTTGCCGAAAGTGGTTGCTGGCGCCCCAGAAATCAAACTTGATTATCAACAAATCTCACGCTGGGACTTGGGCGCTGAGAATGAAGCCTCGGTGGCTTTCTTCAATAAGCCCAAATCATTCCTGACTCGCTACCGCGATGAAATTCAGACCATAGGTTTACTGTTTCTAACGATGTCGAGCGTCATCGCGATCTTGGTTTATTACCTTAATCGTCTCAAGAAAAGTGAGAGAACGAGCCGCCAGAGCCAACGGCTACTTGAGTCGATATTCGACCAGAGTTTACAGTTTATGGGGATCATCGATGAGGCTGGTGTGCTGTTGTCTAGTAATAGTAAATTGCATGAACTTCTTTACAACCAAGGCTATAAATTGGGGACGCCTCTTCAAAACCACCAACACTGGGAAGATTCTGCAAAGCAGCGGCTAAAGGAATATTTTATCTCTAAAGACGAACATCAGGCTTTGCGATTTGAAGCCGAAGTGTGGTGTCGTGATCGTGGCACAATGGTATTGGATATCTCATTAAAGCCAATGCCGATCAGCGAAGGGGATGATATTCAGTTCTTATTTGAAGCTCGTGACGTTACGTCGGGTAAGCTTGTTGAGAATAAGCTGTTCCAGCGTGAAGCAAACCTAAAGCTGTATTATGACAAACAACCGGTAATGATGATTACGCTGGATGGTCACAACCGCATCCAACAAGTGAATCAGTTTGCTGAAAAGTTGTTGGGCTATTCATTGAAACAGTTATTGGGCCATCGCCCTCGCGAGTTCTACGTTGATGAGAATGCGATGACTCCACGTAATACCTTGTTGCAACCGCAGCATAAAATCCGCGGTGTGTGGCGTCGTGATATTGAATATCGTCATGCTGATGGCAGCACCATCTGGATTAGAGAAAATATTCGCCCGTTGGTTGAGTCTGATCAGCTGTTGATTGTTGGTGAAGACATTACTGAAACACACGAGCTGTCAGAAAAGTTAGAGTATCAAGCACAGTACGACTTGTTGACTGACACTTTTAACCGCAACCACTTTGAGCAAGAGCTGCAAAAGGCGCTTAAAGAAGTGGAAAGCCACATGCGCACTCATGCGATGTTGTTCCTAGATTTAGACCAACTGAAGGTGTTGAATGATACCGCAGGGCATGAAGCGGGCGATGCCGCGATCTTGTTTAGTGCAAAACTGTTAGAAGATGTGCTGCCCTACAATGCGTTATTGGCGCGCATGGGTGGTGACGAATTTGCCGTGTTAATCAAAGACTGCACCGAGCGAGATGCGCTCAATGTGTGTCGTAGCATTATTTCTATGATGAGTGAGAATTCATTTGTATGGAGGGATATTCGCCTCAACCTCACTTGCTCTATCGGCCTTCGATTGATTGACCATACTGCCTCCTCACCGCAGATGGTGCATGCTCAGGCTGATGCTGCTTGTCATGTGGCCAAAGAGGAGGGGCGTAACCGCTATCACCTTTATCATCAAGATGATGAAGACCTTCGTCGCCGTCATTTGGAGATGGAGAGCGTGAACTTGGTGCATGAAGCCTTGGCCAATGATCGCTTAGAGCTATTTGCACAGCGTATTCTAGGTTTAGATACCGATTGCGAGAAAATGCATTTCGAGATTTTGGTTCGGATTAAGAATGTTGATGGGGAATACATCTCTCCGGGTATCTTCATGCCCGCTTCAGAGCGATACAACATTGCACACCTGATTGACCGCAAAGTGGTGAGCCAGACATTGAGTTGGTTGGAGCAACGGCCACAGGTTATTGATGAGCTTGGGATGTGCTCAATCAATTTATCGGGTCATTCGATGGGTAATCGAGAGTTTGTCGAGTTCTTGATTGATAACCTCAAAAACTCGTCAATACCGAGTCATAAAATTTGTTTAGAGATCACTGAAACGGCCGCAATGAGTAACATGAAACAGGCGATCAAGTTCTTTACGAGAATTAAAGAGCTGGGCTGTATGATTGCACTGGATGATTTCGGTTCAGGGTTATCGTCGTTTGGGTATCTGAAGAAGCTACCGGTCGATATTGTGAAAATCGATGGTTTGTTTGTACGTGATATTGATGTCAACGAGATGGACCACGTGATGGTTCGTTCTATCAACGACCTAGCTAAGCAGATGGGCAAATATACGGTGGCTGAATTTGTTGAAAACACTCAGGTGATCGACAAACTGCTCGAGCTTGGTGTTAACTATGCGCAGGGCTACATCATAGGTAAGCCTAAGCCGCTTGAAGAATTAGTCGAAGAGTTACAGCAAGAGCGCTTTCTATAA